A stretch of Candidatus Bipolaricaulota bacterium DNA encodes these proteins:
- a CDS encoding glycosyltransferase family 1 protein: MRIGIDCRKIFDPIKNTGAGVERYTFNLVKNLIELDEENDYVLFIPAAYSKNALDILIKDGGRAQVRKIRSGKMPFWSRHLKFSFQLYRAKLDLALFPANIIPIGYAKRSFVFVHDLIIYKHPEWFPTGQFFSKKVLVPLSLKKAEKIIAISQATKKDLIQLFRAQGKKIEVVYPSVDIYPEIDPRAEEKAKQKFNLEKRYLFFVGTLEPRKNLVNLIKAFKKVLREFPDVDLYLAGNVGWHYEKIIGAAASARGKSNIKFLGAVTNLEKLVLMKNCSVFVFLSWDEGFGMPVLEAMKVGVPIVTSAAGGLGELISDNRQIAAPGDINDIAQKIKNLLADQELRRNIIEKQKKWSENFSWRYSAQKLLKIIQGK; encoded by the coding sequence AAAAAATACCGGCGCCGGCGTGGAGCGGTATACCTTTAATTTGGTTAAAAACTTGATTGAACTCGATGAAGAAAACGACTATGTTTTATTTATACCGGCTGCGTATTCAAAAAATGCTTTGGATATTTTGATCAAAGACGGCGGACGCGCCCAGGTGAGGAAAATCCGGTCCGGCAAAATGCCGTTTTGGTCCCGCCATTTGAAATTTTCTTTTCAATTGTATCGGGCAAAGCTCGATTTGGCGTTATTTCCCGCCAACATTATTCCCATCGGCTATGCCAAGCGTTCATTTGTTTTCGTGCACGATTTGATCATTTACAAACATCCCGAATGGTTTCCTACCGGCCAATTTTTTTCGAAAAAAGTGTTGGTGCCGCTCAGCTTGAAAAAGGCGGAAAAGATAATTGCCATTTCACAAGCGACAAAAAAAGATTTGATTCAATTGTTCCGCGCTCAGGGCAAGAAGATTGAAGTTGTTTACCCGTCAGTGGATATTTATCCGGAAATCGATCCGCGCGCGGAAGAAAAGGCGAAACAGAAATTCAATTTGGAAAAAAGATATTTGTTTTTCGTGGGCACGCTCGAGCCCAGAAAGAATTTGGTCAATTTGATTAAAGCGTTCAAAAAAGTTTTACGTGAATTCCCTGACGTGGATTTGTATTTGGCCGGCAATGTCGGCTGGCATTATGAAAAAATAATCGGAGCCGCGGCTTCGGCTCGCGGCAAATCGAACATTAAGTTTCTGGGGGCTGTCACCAATTTGGAAAAATTGGTTTTAATGAAAAATTGCAGTGTGTTTGTCTTTTTGTCATGGGACGAAGGCTTTGGCATGCCCGTTTTGGAAGCCATGAAGGTCGGCGTTCCCATTGTCACTTCGGCCGCCGGCGGGCTCGGAGAATTGATTTCCGACAACAGACAGATCGCCGCGCCCGGAGATATCAATGATATTGCTCAAAAAATAAAAAATCTCCTGGCGGATCAGGAGCTTCGTCGCAATATTATAGAAAAGCAGAAAAAATGGTCGGAAAATTTCAGCTGGCGATATTCCGCTCAAAAATTGTTAAAAATTATACAAGGAAAGTAA